A window from Paraburkholderia acidiphila encodes these proteins:
- a CDS encoding substrate-binding domain-containing protein, whose amino-acid sequence MTIHKLRLCILAFCVSLALLGPCACLADPVKVMMSGWFAPAYRELGPLFEDETGNTLVTVWGAAAGTALTAIPVRFARGEWADVLIVVSYALDDQIHAGNVVPGSKVDFARSPIGMVVREGAPKPDISSVDALRRTLLEAKSIVFPQNASGAYIANELFSRLGIEGRVKSKSRMVPADRVATVVANGDAQIGFQQVVELLPVKGVTVVGSLPAELQNYVVYSGGVATTAKNPAGAEALIRFLSSPDAAPAIMRSGLEPITAPQPQLPLPLQPPQQQQPQTPQQSN is encoded by the coding sequence ATGACTATCCACAAGCTGAGGCTTTGCATACTCGCGTTCTGCGTATCGCTCGCTTTGCTCGGCCCCTGCGCGTGTCTGGCGGACCCGGTCAAGGTCATGATGTCGGGCTGGTTTGCGCCCGCGTATCGCGAGTTAGGTCCACTCTTCGAGGACGAGACCGGCAATACCTTGGTCACGGTCTGGGGGGCCGCGGCGGGCACGGCCCTCACTGCCATTCCCGTGAGGTTCGCGCGCGGCGAGTGGGCCGATGTGCTGATCGTGGTCAGCTATGCGCTCGACGATCAAATTCACGCGGGCAATGTCGTGCCCGGCAGCAAGGTGGACTTCGCGCGCTCGCCCATCGGCATGGTGGTGCGCGAGGGTGCGCCGAAACCGGACATCAGTTCTGTCGACGCCTTGCGCCGCACGCTGCTCGAAGCGAAGTCGATTGTTTTCCCGCAAAACGCGAGCGGCGCGTATATCGCCAACGAACTGTTTTCGCGTCTGGGCATTGAAGGGCGTGTGAAAAGCAAGAGCCGCATGGTTCCCGCCGACCGCGTCGCCACTGTCGTTGCGAATGGCGATGCGCAGATCGGCTTTCAGCAGGTCGTGGAACTGTTGCCAGTGAAGGGAGTGACGGTGGTCGGCAGTTTGCCCGCGGAATTGCAGAACTACGTCGTGTACTCCGGGGGCGTCGCCACCACTGCGAAAAATCCGGCTGGCGCAGAGGCGCTGATCCGCTTTCTGTCTTCGCCGGATGCGGCACCCGCAATCATGCGCAGCGGTCTCGAACCGATCACGGCGCCGCAACCTCAGTTGCCGCTGCCGTTGCAACCGCCGCAGCAGCAGCAACCACAAACTCCGCAACAGTCGAACTGA
- a CDS encoding BON domain-containing protein, with protein MKTNSKRQIVRTLVFVAIASCAGYAHAQTAASAPGETSAQEGAPAQSGRSDSALVRDVRRAFTRTTGLNFANIHVTAHHGVVSLTGSVPHQSQIARAGDAAGSVSGVTSVSNHLTVRTARSSGP; from the coding sequence ATGAAAACTAACAGCAAACGCCAAATCGTCCGCACGCTGGTCTTCGTGGCCATCGCGAGTTGCGCGGGTTATGCGCACGCGCAAACGGCCGCGAGCGCGCCTGGCGAGACATCCGCCCAAGAAGGCGCGCCCGCACAATCGGGCCGGTCGGACAGTGCGCTGGTGCGTGACGTGCGCCGCGCCTTCACGCGCACAACGGGACTGAATTTCGCCAACATCCACGTCACGGCGCATCACGGCGTCGTTTCGTTGACGGGGTCGGTACCGCATCAATCGCAGATCGCGCGGGCCGGCGACGCGGCTGGGTCGGTAAGCGGCGTCACGTCGGTGTCCAACCACTTGACCGTACGCACGGCACGCAGCAGCGGGCCTTGA
- a CDS encoding GlxA family transcriptional regulator — protein MRISVLALDGVFDTGLSVTLDAFSAANKLSAATMGGVPRFDVTLVGVRKRVRSAHGLAVPVQPVAQDMKPDWVIVPALVTLSPQELLQSFERADVGQAMARLLEWQAGGVRVGASCVGTFILAEAGLLDHREATTNWALAPFFRQRYPHVQLNESRMLVPSDIGVTAGAAMGHLDLALWLIRSASPELASLVSRYLLADIRSSQAPYIIPNHLAQADPLIQRFEQWARKNLRSGFSLQDAAKALATSSRSLQRRCQEVLGKSPLAYFQDLRVEHAQSLLRSGKLDLERIAAEVGYGDGATLRSLLRQRLGRGVRELRADLL, from the coding sequence ATGCGAATTTCTGTACTGGCTCTCGATGGCGTGTTCGATACCGGGCTCTCCGTCACGCTCGACGCGTTCTCGGCCGCAAACAAGCTTTCGGCGGCGACCATGGGCGGCGTGCCGCGCTTCGACGTTACGCTCGTGGGGGTGAGAAAGCGGGTGCGGTCGGCTCACGGCCTGGCCGTGCCGGTGCAGCCGGTCGCGCAGGACATGAAGCCGGATTGGGTGATCGTGCCCGCGTTGGTGACGTTGTCGCCGCAGGAGCTGCTGCAGTCGTTCGAGCGCGCGGACGTCGGACAGGCCATGGCGCGTTTGCTCGAATGGCAAGCAGGGGGCGTGCGGGTCGGCGCGTCGTGCGTCGGGACGTTCATCCTTGCCGAGGCGGGGCTGCTCGATCACCGCGAAGCCACCACCAACTGGGCACTCGCGCCGTTCTTCCGGCAGCGCTATCCGCACGTGCAGCTCAACGAATCGCGCATGCTCGTGCCTTCGGATATCGGCGTGACGGCCGGCGCGGCCATGGGGCATCTCGATCTCGCGCTCTGGCTGATCCGGTCTGCGAGCCCGGAACTGGCTTCGCTCGTTTCGCGCTATCTGCTGGCCGACATCCGCTCTTCGCAGGCGCCGTACATCATCCCGAATCATCTGGCGCAAGCCGATCCGCTCATTCAGCGCTTCGAACAATGGGCAAGGAAGAATCTCAGGTCGGGATTTTCGCTGCAGGACGCCGCAAAGGCGCTGGCCACCAGCTCGCGCTCCTTGCAGCGCCGGTGCCAGGAGGTGCTCGGCAAGTCGCCGCTTGCGTACTTTCAGGACTTGCGGGTCGAGCATGCGCAGTCGCTGCTGCGCAGCGGCAAGCTCGACCTGGAGAGAATTGCGGCCGAAGTCGGTTACGGCGACGGCGCGACGCTGCGCAGCCTGTTGCGGCAGCGGTTGGGAAGAGGGGTGCGGGAACTGCGTGCCGACTTGTTGTAA
- a CDS encoding GNAT family N-acetyltransferase, which translates to MLDVLATKPTGSTPALDNTVWHALTGRQRQLAVGNDRAIRYAPAVAPFAALADATPASFDALRGLIEEHAPVALTTLDAVEPPAGFALIRHATLLQMVWQGAPHAPNALEHVQLTERDVPEMLALAAATQPGPFGPRTIEFGGYVGVRREGKLVGMAGERMKIEGHAEISAVCVDPAFRGQGLAAGLMKLLMAAICARGETPFLHVLTSNHSAISIYRALGFVERREMHLTVLGLSP; encoded by the coding sequence ATGCTCGATGTGCTGGCAACGAAACCCACGGGCAGCACGCCTGCGCTGGACAACACCGTATGGCACGCGCTCACCGGCCGCCAGCGCCAACTTGCCGTTGGGAACGATCGCGCAATACGGTATGCGCCCGCCGTTGCCCCTTTCGCGGCGTTAGCGGACGCCACGCCCGCATCGTTCGACGCCTTGCGAGGACTGATCGAAGAACATGCCCCCGTTGCCCTGACCACACTGGATGCCGTGGAGCCTCCCGCCGGCTTCGCGCTGATCAGGCATGCCACGCTGCTGCAAATGGTCTGGCAAGGCGCGCCGCATGCCCCAAATGCGCTGGAGCATGTGCAACTCACGGAGCGTGACGTGCCGGAGATGCTCGCGTTGGCCGCAGCAACGCAGCCCGGCCCGTTTGGTCCGCGCACCATCGAATTCGGCGGCTACGTTGGCGTACGCAGAGAAGGCAAGCTCGTCGGCATGGCGGGCGAGCGCATGAAGATCGAAGGCCACGCCGAAATCAGCGCCGTGTGCGTGGACCCGGCCTTTAGGGGGCAAGGGCTTGCGGCGGGTCTCATGAAGCTGCTGATGGCGGCGATCTGCGCGCGCGGCGAGACACCCTTCCTGCACGTGCTGACCTCGAATCACAGTGCTATTTCGATCTATCGCGCGCTCGGATTTGTCGAGCGCCGCGAAATGCATCTCACGGTGCTCGGCCTCTCGCCCTAA
- a CDS encoding NmrA family NAD(P)-binding protein, with protein MYAITGITGKVGGALARALLASGQPVRAVVRDAARAASWQAQGCELATASMEDPAALTAAFSGAQGVFILLPPQFDPAPGFPESRAVIEAVCAAIRNAQPGKVVCLSTIGAQAQESNLLSQLSLMEQALAALPLPVTFLRPGWFMENAAWDVAAARDDGVIESYLQPLDHRVPMVATADVGRIAAELLQQTWSGTRVTELEGPRRVSANDIASAFARVLGKPVRAVAVNRRDWESRFISQGMQHPQPRMRMLDGFNEGWICFDKPAHEIVRGQVELDTVLDALVKGA; from the coding sequence GTGTACGCAATTACAGGCATTACCGGAAAAGTGGGCGGCGCGCTCGCACGTGCGCTGCTTGCCTCGGGGCAACCGGTGCGAGCGGTCGTGCGCGACGCTGCGCGCGCCGCGTCGTGGCAAGCTCAGGGATGCGAACTGGCCACGGCAAGCATGGAAGACCCCGCAGCGCTTACCGCTGCGTTCAGCGGCGCGCAGGGCGTGTTCATCCTGCTCCCACCGCAGTTCGATCCCGCGCCTGGCTTTCCGGAATCTCGGGCGGTCATCGAAGCCGTGTGCGCCGCGATCCGTAACGCGCAGCCCGGCAAAGTCGTTTGTCTCTCGACGATCGGCGCACAGGCGCAAGAAAGCAACCTGCTCTCGCAACTCTCGTTGATGGAGCAGGCGCTTGCTGCGCTGCCTCTGCCCGTAACCTTCCTGCGGCCCGGCTGGTTCATGGAGAACGCCGCGTGGGATGTCGCGGCCGCGCGCGACGACGGCGTGATCGAAAGCTACCTGCAGCCGCTCGACCACCGCGTGCCGATGGTCGCGACCGCAGACGTCGGGCGCATCGCCGCTGAACTGCTCCAGCAAACGTGGAGCGGCACACGCGTGACCGAACTGGAAGGACCGCGCCGCGTGAGCGCGAACGACATCGCTTCCGCGTTTGCCCGTGTGCTTGGCAAGCCGGTGCGCGCGGTGGCGGTGAACCGGCGGGATTGGGAATCGCGCTTTATCTCGCAGGGCATGCAGCATCCCCAGCCACGTATGCGCATGCTGGACGGATTCAACGAGGGCTGGATCTGCTTCGACAAGCCCGCCCATGAAATCGTCCGCGGGCAAGTCGAACTGGACACCGTGCTCGATGCGCTGGTAAAGGGTGCGTGA
- a CDS encoding LysR family transcriptional regulator, whose product MRTTLENISGAISVFAAVVDAGTFAAAADVLGMSPPGVSRAIARLEKRLDIRLFNRTTRSISLTEGGRRFYEQVVPHLAGLEEAAIAASGNASAVRGRLRVNLDPVCYRAILGTQLDRFMDAHPELEIELIARDSLGDLVAEGFDVAMRFGKPRSSTLVARKLLDTAVVTVAAPAYLSRRGRPLRPEDLEGAAHRCLEFRDPETGKPYPWEFHRKRRHIVVANLGRLTVNDPGALLNACLAGSGIAQMLLLGAEPLIADGSLVNLFPDWPDERFPLYVYYPSRQYMPAKTRAFIDFIVEWAAAH is encoded by the coding sequence TTGAGAACGACACTCGAGAACATTTCCGGCGCGATCAGCGTGTTTGCCGCCGTCGTCGACGCGGGGACGTTCGCCGCCGCGGCGGACGTGCTCGGCATGTCGCCGCCTGGCGTGAGCCGCGCGATTGCGCGGCTGGAAAAGCGGCTCGATATCCGTCTATTCAATCGCACGACGCGATCGATTTCACTCACGGAAGGGGGCCGCCGCTTTTACGAACAGGTCGTCCCGCATCTCGCGGGGCTCGAGGAAGCGGCGATTGCGGCATCTGGCAATGCGTCGGCGGTGCGGGGCAGGCTTCGGGTCAACCTGGACCCGGTGTGCTATCGCGCGATTCTCGGCACGCAACTCGACCGTTTCATGGACGCCCATCCCGAACTCGAGATCGAACTTATCGCGAGAGATAGTCTCGGCGACCTGGTGGCGGAGGGCTTCGATGTCGCGATGCGCTTCGGCAAGCCGAGATCGTCCACGCTAGTCGCCCGCAAGCTGCTCGATACCGCCGTGGTGACGGTCGCGGCTCCGGCCTACCTCTCGCGCCGGGGAAGGCCGCTGCGTCCCGAAGATCTCGAAGGCGCCGCTCACCGGTGCCTCGAATTCCGCGACCCCGAAACCGGCAAGCCCTATCCCTGGGAGTTCCATCGCAAGCGCAGGCACATCGTGGTGGCGAACCTTGGGCGGCTGACCGTGAACGATCCGGGCGCATTGCTCAATGCGTGTCTGGCCGGTTCCGGCATTGCGCAAATGCTGCTTCTCGGCGCCGAGCCGTTGATTGCCGATGGCAGCCTGGTGAACCTCTTTCCCGACTGGCCTGACGAACGCTTTCCGCTGTACGTCTACTATCCCTCGCGCCAATACATGCCCGCGAAGACGCGCGCTTTCATCGACTTCATCGTCGAATGGGCCGCGGCGCATTGA